A stretch of Chitinophaga caeni DNA encodes these proteins:
- a CDS encoding transposase, whose product MSKKERRSYDKSFKLMAVELRRSGKPAVTVAKELGIAAEMLRRWTREFSVHDTRSFPGNGKQDLTPEQKEIQALKKALQEAELENRILKKAVSIFSREDNKYSGS is encoded by the coding sequence ATGAGTAAAAAAGAAAGAAGGAGTTATGATAAATCCTTCAAACTGATGGCAGTAGAATTGCGCAGAAGTGGCAAGCCAGCCGTAACTGTTGCAAAAGAATTGGGTATAGCTGCGGAAATGCTTCGTCGCTGGACCAGGGAGTTCAGTGTACATGACACCCGTAGTTTTCCTGGCAATGGAAAACAGGATCTGACACCGGAGCAAAAGGAAATCCAGGCCCTGAAGAAAGCACTCCAGGAAGCAGAATTGGAAAATCGGATACTAAAAAAGGCAGTGAGCATTTTCTCCAGGGAAGACAACAAATATTCAGGTTCATAA
- the cas2 gene encoding CRISPR-associated endonuclease Cas2 gives MNSRYSAYRVMWILVFFDLPTETKRDRKNYAKFRKQILSDGFAMFQFSIYIRHCNSKENADVHMKRVKGILPPKGHVGIMCVTDKQFSMLEIFRGKVGIDPPPTLQQLELF, from the coding sequence ATGAACTCACGTTATAGCGCATATAGAGTTATGTGGATTCTAGTATTTTTTGACCTCCCTACCGAAACCAAACGGGATCGTAAAAATTATGCGAAGTTCCGTAAACAAATATTATCTGATGGTTTCGCGATGTTTCAATTCAGTATTTATATCAGGCATTGCAACAGCAAGGAAAATGCGGATGTACATATGAAAAGAGTAAAGGGGATATTGCCACCCAAGGGACATGTTGGCATTATGTGCGTCACGGATAAGCAATTTTCTATGCTCGAAATCTTCCGGGGAAAAGTAGGTATAGACCCACCTCCAACCTTACAGCAACTTGAATTATTTTAA
- a CDS encoding IS3 family transposase encodes MKDHQAEFDVEKMCKVFKVSRSGYYAWSIRKPSKLSLYRQVLCKGVEDIYHKSKGRYGSPKIVAELRSMGLHASRPRVARIMKDKGFRSIITGKFKVCTTDSNHKLEVSANILNREFTARAPSEKWVSDLTYIRTKNGWLYLTAIMDLFDRRIVGWSMSTGMTTRETTVAAWNMAIRNRSVAPNMVFHSDRGVQYASEEFRDLLKGNSVQQSMSRKGNCWDNAVMENFFKILKSETGHHTVYDSVEVAKKELFEFIEIWYNRQRRHSILGYLPPEEFSKSILKKAA; translated from the coding sequence ATAAAGGACCATCAGGCAGAATTTGATGTCGAGAAGATGTGCAAGGTGTTCAAAGTAAGCCGTAGTGGCTATTATGCCTGGTCAATAAGAAAACCATCAAAACTTTCCCTGTACAGGCAAGTGCTTTGCAAGGGAGTTGAAGATATCTACCACAAAAGCAAAGGCAGATACGGCAGCCCTAAAATAGTTGCCGAACTTAGGTCTATGGGACTGCATGCCTCCAGGCCCAGGGTGGCCAGGATCATGAAGGACAAAGGGTTTCGCAGTATTATTACAGGCAAGTTCAAAGTATGCACGACAGATTCTAACCATAAACTGGAAGTGTCGGCCAATATCCTCAATAGAGAATTTACTGCCAGGGCACCATCAGAGAAATGGGTTTCTGATCTGACTTACATCCGGACAAAAAACGGATGGCTTTACTTAACAGCCATCATGGACCTGTTTGACAGAAGGATTGTTGGATGGTCCATGAGTACAGGTATGACAACCAGGGAGACTACTGTTGCTGCCTGGAATATGGCGATTAGAAATAGATCCGTGGCACCCAATATGGTTTTTCACTCAGACAGAGGTGTACAGTATGCCAGTGAGGAGTTCAGAGATCTGCTAAAAGGCAACTCTGTACAACAGAGTATGAGTAGAAAGGGCAACTGCTGGGATAATGCTGTAATGGAGAACTTCTTCAAGATACTTAAATCAGAAACCGGCCACCATACTGTATATGATTCAGTAGAAGTCGCAAAAAAAGAGCTGTTTGAGTTCATCGAAATATGGTATAACAGGCAGCGAAGGCATTCAATATTAGGGTATTTGCCACCCGAAGAATTTAGTAAATCTATTCTAAAAAAAGCAGCTTAA
- a CDS encoding helix-turn-helix domain-containing protein, giving the protein MTNADTIIRTLREKFGYSQEVVANFLGVKREMISYYETGAREAPLEVLEKLADLFGVDLDIFFSDTMEAASTELAFAFRANEFNEKDLESIAAFRRVIKNYQRITNLEGKNA; this is encoded by the coding sequence ATGACAAATGCAGATACCATAATTAGAACTTTAAGGGAGAAGTTTGGCTATAGCCAGGAGGTAGTAGCGAACTTCCTGGGCGTGAAGCGGGAAATGATCAGTTACTATGAAACGGGCGCAAGGGAAGCGCCTTTAGAGGTTTTAGAAAAATTGGCCGATTTGTTTGGAGTAGATTTAGATATCTTTTTTTCAGATACTATGGAAGCGGCTTCCACGGAACTGGCTTTTGCATTTAGAGCTAATGAATTCAATGAAAAAGACCTGGAAAGCATTGCTGCATTCAGGAGGGTCATTAAAAATTATCAACGGATAACCAACCTGGAGGGAAAAAATGCTTAA
- a CDS encoding FecR family protein: MLSEKDKIYLRQVLERYETGRATPEEIHFVEVYMDYLDELHKDVDPLHNLGAEGKPGIEQEIKERLFESIHNTPVPVINIHRRPRFTWQAAAAIIFVILGAATTWILYNQYNKHPSIVAMEDVGPGAERAVLKLGNGRVIMLDTSRGNIVQSGGLTVANDSGILNYQGKAAVAEYHTLSVPRGGQYKLQLPDGTDVWLNAASSITYPTFFDGSERLVKVTGEVYFEVAQMAGKPFRVKSPNGSDIQVLGTRFNINSYADEPTLKATLLEGAIRFNTATEHQVMKPGQQAILNKSGSLEILSNVNTEAVTAWRKGYFYFDATDLQTVMRQIARWYDVTVTYEGEVPDMKFSGEISKSNNISLVLEMLKANNIRFEIKGRKIIVKP, from the coding sequence ATGCTTTCTGAAAAGGACAAAATATATCTAAGGCAAGTACTCGAAAGGTATGAAACCGGACGCGCAACGCCGGAAGAGATCCACTTTGTAGAAGTGTACATGGACTATTTGGATGAACTTCATAAAGATGTGGATCCCTTGCATAACTTGGGTGCGGAAGGCAAGCCGGGTATTGAACAGGAGATAAAAGAAAGGTTATTCGAAAGCATACATAATACACCTGTTCCGGTTATTAACATACACCGCAGGCCACGCTTTACTTGGCAGGCAGCGGCAGCCATTATTTTTGTCATCCTCGGCGCTGCTACCACCTGGATTTTATATAACCAGTATAATAAACATCCGTCAATTGTTGCCATGGAAGATGTTGGACCGGGAGCGGAACGCGCGGTATTGAAACTTGGCAACGGGCGCGTCATCATGTTAGATACAAGCCGTGGCAACATCGTTCAGAGCGGCGGGTTAACCGTTGCTAACGACAGCGGCATCCTAAACTATCAAGGTAAAGCCGCAGTGGCAGAATACCATACATTATCGGTGCCCAGGGGCGGTCAATACAAGTTACAATTACCGGATGGAACCGATGTTTGGTTAAATGCGGCATCGTCCATCACTTATCCCACCTTCTTCGACGGTTCCGAACGGCTCGTGAAAGTAACCGGGGAAGTATATTTTGAAGTAGCGCAAATGGCAGGGAAGCCATTCAGGGTAAAATCGCCCAACGGTAGTGATATACAGGTGCTGGGTACGCGGTTCAATATCAATTCTTATGCAGATGAACCTACGCTTAAGGCCACGCTTCTTGAAGGGGCTATAAGGTTCAATACGGCCACCGAACACCAGGTAATGAAACCTGGCCAGCAGGCAATATTAAATAAATCAGGATCGCTCGAAATTCTTTCTAATGTAAATACGGAGGCAGTCACTGCCTGGAGGAAAGGCTATTTTTATTTCGATGCCACCGACTTGCAAACGGTGATGCGGCAAATAGCCCGTTGGTACGATGTAACCGTAACTTATGAAGGGGAAGTGCCGGATATGAAATTTAGCGGGGAAATTTCAAAAAGCAATAATATATCACTCGTATTGGAAATGCTGAAAGCCAACAATATACGGTTCGAAATTAAAGGGAGAAAAATAATCGTCAAACCATAA
- a CDS encoding ImmA/IrrE family metallo-endopeptidase translates to MLKERYLEFRANKFREEHGLTPTEPADVYKLLARLNVITVFKEITGNFSGMAVKNGTGNFMMVNSNDILARQHFTIGHELYHLIIQENFKNRICEVGTFDKKDSEEYNADWFASYLLMPEGGIFELLPREELSLNKISLNTIVKMEQYFGVSRAALLNRLMFIDLVSKAKKDELQTTGSIKRSALLMGYSSELYENGNAGKVIGDYGEKAKKLYDKELISETDFYGLMLDIGIDLDTKFEEDDKTER, encoded by the coding sequence ATGCTTAAAGAAAGATATTTAGAATTCAGGGCGAATAAATTTCGTGAAGAACATGGCTTGACTCCAACGGAACCCGCGGATGTATACAAGCTGTTAGCAAGGCTGAACGTTATTACGGTATTCAAAGAAATAACTGGTAATTTTTCCGGGATGGCAGTCAAGAACGGTACTGGCAATTTCATGATGGTGAATTCCAATGATATTTTAGCAAGACAACATTTTACGATAGGTCATGAGCTGTATCATTTGATTATCCAGGAAAATTTCAAAAACAGGATTTGTGAAGTCGGCACTTTTGATAAAAAGGACAGTGAAGAATACAATGCAGATTGGTTTGCTTCTTATCTGCTGATGCCGGAAGGCGGCATTTTTGAATTGTTACCCAGGGAAGAATTGAGCCTTAATAAAATAAGTTTGAATACCATTGTAAAGATGGAACAATACTTCGGGGTATCGAGAGCCGCGCTTCTTAACAGGCTTATGTTTATTGACCTGGTAAGTAAAGCAAAAAAGGATGAATTGCAAACTACGGGGAGCATTAAAAGAAGCGCTTTACTAATGGGTTACAGTAGCGAGTTATATGAAAACGGAAATGCAGGTAAAGTTATCGGGGATTATGGTGAAAAAGCAAAAAAACTATATGATAAGGAGTTGATTTCTGAAACCGATTTTTATGGGTTAATGCTGGATATAGGAATAGACCTGGATACAAAATTTGAGGAAGATGACAAAACAGAAAGGTGA
- a CDS encoding RNA polymerase sigma factor, whose protein sequence is MSSFSTYTDLQLLESLKFSEEGAFTEIYNRYWEKLYKSAYNKLNNGEDAKEIVHDVLLDIWKRRADLSIEHLPAYLEKAVRFRVINHINRKKSTALIDSFESVLQSPFKADSEVNMNEFIKLLEAWIAVLPGKQREIFVKYYFDNLSTQEIAVEMNLSRKTVQNNLSITTQYLKARFKHLSILLLLLTNPPH, encoded by the coding sequence TTGTCGAGTTTTAGTACATATACCGATCTACAGCTTCTTGAATCACTAAAATTCAGCGAAGAAGGCGCCTTCACGGAGATATACAACCGCTATTGGGAAAAACTATACAAATCGGCTTACAATAAATTGAACAACGGCGAAGATGCAAAGGAAATCGTGCATGACGTGCTGCTGGATATTTGGAAAAGAAGGGCCGATCTGTCTATAGAGCACCTGCCCGCTTACCTCGAAAAGGCCGTCCGGTTCAGGGTCATCAATCATATTAACAGGAAAAAAAGTACGGCGCTGATAGATTCCTTCGAATCGGTATTGCAATCTCCTTTCAAGGCCGACAGCGAAGTGAATATGAACGAATTTATCAAGCTCCTCGAAGCATGGATCGCCGTGTTGCCGGGAAAGCAGCGGGAGATATTTGTTAAATATTATTTCGATAACCTCTCCACGCAGGAAATAGCCGTAGAGATGAACTTATCCAGGAAAACGGTTCAAAACAATTTAAGCATTACTACCCAATACCTAAAGGCAAGATTTAAGCACCTTTCTATCCTATTATTATTGTTGACAAACCCACCCCACTAA
- the cas1 gene encoding type II CRISPR-associated endonuclease Cas1, whose translation MIKRTLYFGSPAYLKTNLEQLQIELPKTGETKIAPIEDIGLLILDHQQITITQALLAKLLAQNVAVITCDHTHHPVGLLLNLDGNTLQSQKFRAQVEASVPLKKQLWQQTVITKISNQAKLMAMERLEHQRLLKLAGAVKSGDSDNCEAQAATYYWKNLFPDFLQFRRERYGPPPNNLLNYGYAILRALVARSLVGSGLLPTLGIFHRNQYNAYCLADDIMEPYRPFVDKIVCHIVSMNGRFLEMTPRMKEQLLSIPTMDVLVQGRKSPLMHAVQRSTASLAKCFEGSARKIIYPELI comes from the coding sequence ATGATTAAACGTACCCTCTATTTTGGAAGCCCGGCCTACTTAAAAACCAATTTGGAGCAACTCCAAATTGAGCTCCCGAAAACTGGAGAAACCAAAATAGCGCCAATTGAGGATATAGGATTGTTGATTCTGGATCATCAACAGATTACAATTACACAAGCATTATTAGCTAAATTATTAGCGCAAAATGTGGCTGTTATTACTTGCGATCATACCCACCACCCGGTAGGTTTATTGCTCAATTTGGATGGGAATACATTACAAAGCCAAAAATTCAGGGCACAGGTAGAAGCATCTGTGCCCTTAAAAAAACAGCTTTGGCAACAAACCGTTATCACTAAAATCAGTAACCAGGCTAAGTTGATGGCTATGGAAAGGCTGGAGCATCAGCGGTTATTGAAATTAGCAGGCGCTGTAAAAAGCGGTGATTCTGATAATTGCGAGGCCCAGGCCGCTACATATTATTGGAAAAATCTGTTTCCCGATTTTTTACAGTTTCGAAGGGAACGGTATGGTCCTCCCCCGAATAATTTATTGAATTATGGTTATGCCATATTGAGAGCATTAGTTGCCCGGAGCTTGGTAGGCTCCGGCTTACTACCAACTTTAGGTATTTTTCATAGGAATCAATACAATGCTTATTGCTTGGCAGATGATATTATGGAGCCATACAGGCCCTTTGTAGATAAGATCGTTTGCCATATAGTAAGCATGAACGGCAGGTTTTTAGAGATGACCCCTAGGATGAAAGAACAGTTATTGAGCATCCCAACCATGGATGTATTAGTTCAAGGACGCAAAAGCCCACTTATGCACGCAGTTCAACGCAGCACCGCCAGCCTGGCGAAATGTTTTGAAGGATCAGCGCGCAAAATTATTTATCCGGAGCTTATTTAA